The window gaacccataactaaCACACTACATTCGCCTATGcatatatcagtaccatcaacagaAAACATAGAAATAGTAACAACAtcataaaaagcaaaaaattGATGACATGTAATAACAATAACTAGTAATTTTACTAAGGCCCGTAGCAATGAAAAATAGAAGGATAGTGTGAACACAACATTAATCACTCGCCGTTCTCTTTTACACCAACCATTAATTAGTAAGACTTAATTATTCTATTTTCGATGAATAAATTGTCAACTCTTCATACATATAGATAGACAAAAGAAAGGTATTCAAGAAATGAATAAGTAATACTAGATTATTTTTTTTGATAATATTGAGAGGTAAGTAACTACATGTTTGTTCAAACCTGCAACAACTATCTATTCAGTTTATAGTGTAGCTCAACAGGAGAGAAAATGGATAGTAAGATTAGCAGTTTGAAACATCTGTTTGTGACAGTATTTCTCTCAAATTTTGCGTTAAATGTGGTGAATCCAGCAATGACTGATATCACTATGGATGCACTTTGCCCTTCTCAAGACAAATGCTCTCTTGCCATTTATCTTTCTGGTTTACAGCAGGCTGTAAGTAGCAACTCCATCTGAAAGAATCGGCTCACATCAATTATTCtattttttatagaaaaaaatacGGATTTGCCCGTTTCGAATAATTTGATTATTCTAAATTCTTGATGATCAATTCATTTAGATTATGGGGCTTGGATCAATGTTGATGATGCCACTGATTGGAAACTTATCTGATGTATATGGAAGAAAAGCTCTGCTCATTGTCCCTGTCACTGCCTCCATTCTTCCATCTGGTAAAATTTGTCTTTTTCGCATGCAACTGAGTATATTTTCGATaaaattctttctaaaaataTCAGCAAAACTGTTCTTCCATGTCAATTGTCGTAGAATTATCactaatttcttatttttttttaaagtaataaTGGCATATAGGAGGACTACAAACTATTTCTATGCCTACTATGTCGTAAGGACCCTGACTGGCATGCTCAGCGATACTGGCATTCAGTGCCTACCCATTGCTTATGCGGTattatttcatttgaattttagcCTAATCCATTGTTATTTCTTTCTAAGGTTTTTATTGATGGTATttatatattgtctcttttcgttttctgagccgagggtctatcggaaacagtctctctaccctcgGGTAGGGGtaaaggtctgcgtacatactgccctccccagactccactaatagaatttcactgggttgttgttgcttTTGTTGACTTTATATTAACTCGATATTTATCGACTCTAAATTTTGAATTCGTATTTGTTAAATTAGGCAGATTGCATATCAGAAGAGAAGCGTGCTTCTGCTATTGGAATTGTGGCAGGTGTAGGCTCTGCTGCATATTTATGTGGTACCTTTGCTGCTCGTTTCCTCTCCACAGCTCAAATATTTCTGGTTAATTTACATCTCTCTTTATCATCTTCTTAATTATTTCTATTTTGTGACTAATTAACTGTACATTGCTCTTAGTTTCAGTTATAATTTGTTAAATAATtgttggattaatgaaggtgtcaTCTATTTCTTCAACGGCCGCGGCAGTATACATGACAATATTTCTAAAGGAGACAACTCGTATTAATAAGAACGACGATGCTCTCAATCAACCCATATTAACCAATAATGCTGATGAGTCTGGAGGCGATGATTCCTCGGAGAAAACGCTGAGTCCAAAAAGTATTCCGTCGTTTTACCATATTATTAGGTTGCTCAAGAGTAGGTAAGATGATGACATTACCTACAACTTTCTAGTCTACCTTCTAACATTTGGTAGGTAAAATAATACAACGTGATACATATGTAGTGCCAATAAAAACTATAAAAGAAAATTAGACTATCATTAATGCGTTGTTGGTATCTTAGGCCTGTTTAAGTACTTATTTTGTAGTTGAAAAAGTCATAAAATTTTTTTATTGGTTGTTGGTATCTTATGCCTGTTTAAGTACTTATTTTGTAGTTGAAAAAgtcataaatattttttattattcaattAACACTTTTAAGCTATTACTTCGGTTATCTCTATTTTATCTCCTAACCAGGGGCGGATTTAGAGGGTCAGAGGGGTTCACCCCTTTTTCcgaaaaattacattgtgtatataaggcaaaatttatttttttacctctatatattattttttgaatctCTTTCATATTACCCAAAAGCGTAGCTCAGTGATAAAGGGGTTCAAAACCTTTGTGTTGTAATTGGTTAAATTCTCAcaacccacaatttcttttaattttttttttaaaccccTTTAGTGAAAATTCTGCCTCAGCCACCGCTTCTAACCTTAGACATATCAGAATCAAAAAGTGTGAAAGTGACTATTGATATATAAAAGCATGCatgaagataattttttttttttatcattgatGGTTCCTACCTTTTGAAAAACAACTTTACACCTCTCTATTCTTCATTACTCGAACTTCTTTCACCCAAAAAGGGAGGAAAAAAAAATCCTTTCACAAATCACAATTATGGGGTCCCAACCCCATACCAAGTTGGATGTCTTCagcaataaaatttaagtaacaattaaaacaaacatcgtatttaaagtaacGATACGATACTGGATTATGCATGCCCTGCTTCCTGCTTTTTCAGAAAATTCTATCTCTAACTGCATTTCAATTCCAAGTTAGCTTAGGTCGATAGGGTTGATTAGGGCAGCCCCATGCACTAAATTCCCGTTATGCGCGGGGTTTGGGGAATGGTCGGACCACAAGAATTTATTGTACGCATCTTATCCCACATTTCTACAAGAGGCTGTTTttacggcttgaacccgtgatcTTCTGGTCATGTAGCaataactttaccagttacgccaataCGCCCCTTCAAATAAGGTTGATTaggttaaacaaaataaaatcgaaGTGTATGCATTAtaagtttaagaaagaaatgaaataaGCAACACATTTTGATTGTGCATTTTGCTCAGATTTATTAACTTTTCTCATTGTTCTTTTATCCTGTTTTGGCAGCACCACATTTTCATTGGCGACAAGTATTGCTTTCTTATATGGTATTGGTGAGGGTGGAATACGAACTCCATTTATGGTACTCATTTTATAGCTCTCTTAAGTGTCAATTCCATAGAGAATTAGTAAacctcacaaaaaaaaaaaaaaaaaaacagcccggaccacaaggatctatcatacgcagccttatcctgcatttctgcaagatgctatttccacggctcgaatcTGTGACATCCTGGTCACATGAcgacaactttaccagttacgccaaggctccccttcaaaaCTCACAACTAACatttttttgattattttgtaGTACTTTTTAAGGGCTCGATTTCAATACAACAAAGACAATTTTGCTATTCTAATGTTGATTTGCTACGGTGGAGCAACATTTTCTCAGGTATAAGTTCAAATTGATTTCGTCCAGTAGATCAAGTTAATTTCACGTAATTTTTGTGCTTACAATAATTTTGTAATTAATTCCTCTTCAATTTTTTCGAGCAGTTGATCTTAGTGCCTAAGTTGGCTCCTATAATACGAGAAGAGACGATACTTTCCTCGGCGCTCATAGCTGGTTTTACCAATGTATGTGCCTTCTACGATTTCGTGGAATTTCTCTCTATTTTATTTCTCCTTTTTTGGTTCTTATTGctatattttgaaagagtattAAGTTACGTGGACggtataaaaaatatttacacaaagAGATCACTTAAAAGGTAATAAAAACAATAATTTTATATAACCAATATTGGTTTGTAACCTTGAAAAAGGGGTAAGTAACTTATTATAACATATTAAATCATTAAAATATTTAGATTTTCACACTACGAGCGTACATAACTTAAATTTTCTGGTTATTCTGCAGATGCTAATAGATAGTATTGCATGGGCAGCCTGGGTAAGATAAAGCTTTGAAATTTACTATTGAGGTCTCAGCATATATATTTCCTAATTCAAGATCTTTATTTTTTACATTTGTCACAATTTTTCATGATTTCAGGTTCCTTATATAGTTGCTTTGTTTCCTATGTTTCTCTTCCTAGCAAAACCAGCTGTAAGTTGTTTCTTATTTTCTCCGAAAAATAATGGAgtacttttcaattttttattattattatttttttgattgattATCATGGTTGTAATATTAACCTAAATGTTTTATTCAATCTAGTTACAAAGCATTGTTTCAAAACAAGTTGGGCCAAACGAACAGGTAATTTAGCATAAGTACCTTTCATTAGCTATATACATCACTGTGGTATACAATTGACCTTGATTTACACTTTTGTACAAGCTAAGATTACAATATTATGATCTAATTAAACTATGAAAAGTATcttta of the Nicotiana tabacum cultivar K326 chromosome 7, ASM71507v2, whole genome shotgun sequence genome contains:
- the LOC107829200 gene encoding uncharacterized protein LOC107829200 — encoded protein: MDSKISSLKHLFVTVFLSNFALNVVNPAMTDITMDALCPSQDKCSLAIYLSGLQQAIMGLGSMLMMPLIGNLSDVYGRKALLIVPVTASILPSVIMAYRRTTNYFYAYYVVRTLTGMLSDTGIQCLPIAYAADCISEEKRASAIGIVAGVGSAAYLCGTFAARFLSTAQIFLVSSISSTAAAVYMTIFLKETTRINKNDDALNQPILTNNADESGGDDSSEKTLSPKSIPSFYHIIRLLKSSTTFSLATSIAFLYGIGEGGIRTPFMYFLRARFQYNKDNFAILMLICYGGATFSQLILVPKLAPIIREETILSSALIAGFTNMLIDSIAWAAWVPYIVALFPMFLFLAKPALQSIVSKQVGPNEQGIAQGCISGVNSFANILSPFIFSPLTDLFLSERAPFNYPGFSMFCIGLAWLIAFIPSMMIRFGSYNSRLKIRDVVC